In Dermacentor andersoni chromosome 4, qqDerAnde1_hic_scaffold, whole genome shotgun sequence, the following proteins share a genomic window:
- the LOC140217395 gene encoding uncharacterized protein, whose protein sequence is MFVNSWVDDVKAWPSVSSAHIVCYLIKSKACDLKEAETYKSLDSYNFVQSGWVGQVLCHNVNADLVYLKADVRPSQAINQKPWTAWACVRHTGQVITAGCSCMAGKARVCSHVGALLWKVDMAVASGMTGTSCTDQTAQWNRGTKRNVEPVLLEDMDFKLQKRTLDSENKAPKPTRKFHHFGNDVELMNHIGRKPFSDLFNIPGTLLHSTLNAAAWDPRATDLPSQPRHSHTDPLELPKGCDPCRVFYQKFVMLSNEGRASLEFATREQGCPLWRMARRLRITASNVKRVPKRESTDPSKAVSAL, encoded by the exons ATGTTTGTCAACAGCTGGGTGGACGATGTCAAGGCGTGGCCAAGTGTGTCTAGTGCCCACATTGTGTGCTACCTCATCAAGAGCAAGGCGTGTGACCTCAAAGAAGCTGAGACATACAAAAGCCTAGACTCCTACAATTTTGTACAGAGTGGCTGGGTGGGCCAggtgctttgtcacaatgttaaCGCAGACTTAGTGTACCTCAAGGCGGATGTTCGACCATCGCAGGCCATAAATCAAAAGCCTTGGACAGCATGGGCTTGCGTAAGGCACACCGGACAGGTGATCACTGCTGGTTGCTCGTGTATGGCTGGGAAAGCAAGGGTTTGCAGCCATGTTGGTGCACTATTGTGGAAAGTCGATATGGCTGTCGCCTCGGGAATGACCGGCACATCATGTACTGACCAAACAGCTCAGTGGAACAGGGGAACAAAGAGGAATGTGGAACCTGTCCTGCTTGAAGATATGGACTTTAAGCTGCAAAAACGAACTTTGGACTCCGAAAACAAGGCCCCAAAACCCACACGAAAGTTTCATCACTTCGGAAATGATGTAGAGCTGATGAACCACATTGGGAGGAAACCATTTTCAGATCTCTTCAACATTCCTG GTACCTTGCTTCATAGTACATTGAATGCGGCTGCTTGGGACCCACGTGCTACTGATCTGCCAAGCCAGCCTCGCCACTCACATACAGACCCTTTGGAACTCCCGAAAGGCTGCGACCCTTGCAGAGTATTTTATCAAAAGTTTGTTATGCTTTCGAATGAAGGACGGGCTTCCCTTGAATTTGCCACTAGGGAACAGGGGTGCCCGCTATGGCGCATGGCCAGGCGCCTTCGCATAACTGCATCAAATGTGAAGCGGGTTCCTAAAAGGGAAAGCACTGATCCCTCGAAAGCTGTTTCTGCGCTTTGA